In the Arachis ipaensis cultivar K30076 chromosome B04, Araip1.1, whole genome shotgun sequence genome, ACTCATATCATATGGAAAGTAATCACTAATCAGGGTACACCTTAACAACATGAATAACGTTAGAATAAAATTGGTGAAAGGTCGGAATAATCCAATTTTTGTTGATGACGAGCTTGTTCCAAAGGtcggaatgacctttaccacccttaaAGATGCTGAAAAATTTTACAGaaactacgccaaggctgcaggtttttctacaagagtttggtgcacaaataggaagggaaacgagattaagaatcaactgattacatgtagcagagagggaaaatggaaatctaaaatatctccgaccgagaagaccaatccgacagccggtttaaactgtcctgcaagaatttatatacacacattgaaggatgtcggtgcttggatcatttcaaaggttgtgctggatcattcacacccctgctgtccaagtaaagcagagatgctcaaacagcacagggaactaagcatgtccattcgtcgtacgatagagaataacgaggaggccggtatcagaccaagcaaaacctaccaatcatttgttgcggctgccgggggtcaccgcgagttaaattttatcgaaaaggacgtgagaaattacattacgagggaagtgcggaatgttttcgaacaagaagatgcaaaggaattcggaaAATATttcttaagaatgaaagagaagaatccgaatttcttttttgagctcgaactggaggaggatcaatcgattaagctggctttttgggccgatgcaagaagcagagccgcctttgagtatttcggagacgtcatttcattcgacactacctacaatacaaacagataacaaactgcccctgtttatgatgctaaattaatgtatttttacgAAACcgcagcagaggtgtatattggctgtttcattgggtgtatacgaagcatttgttagggtgtacctaatgattttgcattctggactatggtaatttgtttcaggtataatttggtctgtggttcttttgtcggggtgaatcaccacggtcagtcaacacttctcggatgctctttgatgaagaacgaagaaattgaatcattcaaatggttatttcaatgctggcttcgttgcatgggaggaaatacTCCGAAAGGGTTTCTAACCGATCAgtgcgcatcaatgaaaagggctttagaggcctgtatgccaacaacagttcaccgttggtgtatttggcacatcatgaagaagattccaagcaaattaaatgggtacaagggacatgccgatattgaacaagaaatgagccaagttgtttggaactctcatagcaaagactcatttgataggaattggaatgattttctgctaaaTTTTGGTCTtgcggacaacaagtggctttcaggtaatgtctttttaaaatcttCAGCAGAGGTATAAATTGCATGTTTcctcgggtgtatttatagtctgtgtttgggtgtattatgcagatctgtacgaagaccgtcacatatgggttcctatctatctggatcaccacttctaggcagggatgagaagcacataaaggagcgagagcatgcattcattttttaacaagtatatcacctggaacagctcgcttattcagttcgtcaaacaatacgataattgcctcggaagcagggagcaagcagagagagaatcagatgctgcagcttttcatacggtcataccgtgtgcaaccaaatcctccattgaagctcagtttcaagatgcgtACACTCATGCAAAGTTTAGGGAAGTCTAAGCGCAActcagaggaaaggcgaattgcatcaccagattaaagaattccgctctaggctattcagtatacgaagtcggagaacaagtttccagctcaatattcaacaagttcgtggttacttacgactcagttgcagccgaggtaaaatgccaatgcttattattcgagtcgagagggatactgtgccgtcacgcactaagcgtgttaagcttcgaacaagtaagccaagtgtcacctagatatatactggaacgatggagcaagaaggtaaagaggcgacacataCACAttaagagcagccacgacgaggcactgatggagccaagaagcaagaggttcgacCAATTGGTTTTTTGTTCacaaaatatttgcgaatttgcctCCGAATAGGATGAGCTGACTGtaattctgcaccgtgcgtacgataacgtcatggccgagatggaatcattaaaagccaaaaggaaggggacatcttctttatcccacgaagacgccaacttggaatccgttaacgagcttcaaagcccgccaaggattcgaacaagaggacgtccaaaaaacaggctaggttcaaagctggagaaacagattgcaaatgccacaaagaagaagaagacgaaagttttaagcgaggaaaaagtaatgttctttaaatttgtggtgattgagtttatttttctcgttaatagtttagctaatgtgtgagtgttatattcagataaacctgtttgatgctgcatcagcggtgcattcaaattccagccaatatcaaggacacgttatgaattatcagttcaggataccagcagcaggggataactctttgggtgtatagttttatagaatatgggtgtaaaagcactgttcttttgggtgtatttttgttaaTTCACAATTTACATATAGACACATATATAGATACATATAGAACAAAAGCTGTAAAAATtcgcaggttatgggtgtatatttgatttgatgtttttcttcatattttagtacatgtaattcatacattttgaatacagcacataCAGTTTTGGTGTATATTTTATGCAatcttgggtgtattattagactTGCGTTGGGTGTAACAGTTTATAATTTGCGTTTATATATACCTTgattttttccttcatattttaccacctgtaatacagcttttgaatacagcacagacagtttaacagcacagatagtttaactatggaaaaaaatatacatggaatagaagttgttgataaatggcaaatatttacatcatttgttcaatttacaaactacCCAGCAGTTGGATTACGCAGTTTCTATATCAGCAGAATTTATCTGACAAAACGGACTCAATAATACAGAGGATGGCTTCGACAGCCTTATAGCACTACTCTCTCTAATTGCCCGATCTCTTTGTTTATTCATCTCACTGAATAGTATCCGGGAAGCATACtccactctatagtggtccacctcctcctacaattaaaaagtatattctgtttaaacagcaaatattaattcagtaaagtaatacagagttatatagttCTAAAGACAGTTACCTGTTTCCAATTATCCCATTTATACTTCCCCTTTTTAATGTTTTCCGGCTCAATTAACTTAAGCCACTTCATAACGTAGATAGCGCAAtcatagctgaaaacgaagaaaatagattacaaatctcatttaggaaagtttaatgttcagagtAACAAATTTATACCTTATTTTTTGGCCTGATATTTTAACATATGATGCTTTAATTTCCTTCTCCTTCTCGTCTTTCTGCAGAGGTTCCCCGCCGGCATATGCTCTCAATCTTGAAAATACATATCCCTTAAATaccaaaacaaatcagtaatacacccgaatgaatgcacaagatacacccaactgaATGGACAACATACACGCAACACAACTAACGAAATAGACCTATCTATTAAAGTAAAGAAGACAGAGgcaacttacagtgaatttattaatCTGCTTTCTCTCTTCGCTTGGAACTTTtttgtgtagcgggtcaagtatatGACATTTCCGCTTCGTTGTATTTATCAGCCATAACCACCAATGCCCCGAGTGgcaaacaggtgcaaaaatctgaaggattgccacatttcaacagtgcgttattttatttggcatataagtaaataagcgtactaacaaatttagcaaacgaaaacttacatatggatgcgaagttaatttttttctatatatgaagggaataaaactcgggtagtcttccaccctgaatTCCTTATTCGTTTTCGGTGATATGAATTCCCCCTCTGGGTGATCCGAAAGTGCCATGCTCTGCAAGAATTGCGAAACAAGAAATGAAATACTGAAAATACACAACTTACACCCAATTGAacgtaaaaaatacacccaattcaatacagaaaatacacccaaagttcgtagaagtaacacttaccacaatatcggggggagacagtatatttgttcttgaaacctcttttcatttttctggttgaggatgaggcagatggcagacaatctagaaatatatgccgaaatcaattttacattAATAAACATTGCAGTTGACTTTGGTgtaaaaacattaatgttattctaatattacctgaGATTCTATATCACTTTTCGCCTGGAGGGATGCAAGGTGCATTCTCATCAAAATGTATTTATGTTGGGCAATGAAAGTGCACATCTCCTCATACTCATTAGTATTGCCATCTGCGTCTTCCTTCAGTCTCGTCCCCCAGATGTAGCACTTTTGTTTCATATCATCCGTAATCTGATTTATTGTcccaggagtttcaaacttcgcAGAACTTTCTCCCCCAGTCTCCCTCTAAATTTGTGGACTTTTGTTTTTTCCCTTCGCCgcactgcttgctattttttgGACCAAATCGTCCAATTGTTCTACAAATTTGTAGCTTCAGGAGATTTTGCCCTTTCTGTCTCCTGCGTTGACGCCCCCTcctggcttgaatcagtcaatccaaggctgaatgatggcacccctggatctgttttaggaacataggTTGCTGTCCGTACCATCATCAACAAGGCAGCAGCGTCTTCTGCGGCTGGATGACTGTGTCATCatgtataagaataagaataagaataagaatatacagatgataagcaaagattgattttagtctgatgaacttacattttagttgGAGCTGGGGGAATCGTGGGTGTGGTCTCTTGAAGTTGTTTGGGGGTttcaggagtgctgcacagttacaaaaaattaatcatggcgtaaaaaaaaactaatcatgaacaatatacacccaaactgttagCAAATATATACCCAAACTCtaaacaaatatacacccaatactatttcttacgtttcTCTAGTCCCTTCAATCTGTAGCATAGGGGTTGGTTCAAAATCTGTCTCAGTGGTTGTTTGGG is a window encoding:
- the LOC110270759 gene encoding uncharacterized protein LOC110270759 isoform X1, translating into MALSDHPEGEFISPKTNKEFRVEDYPSFIPFIYRKKLTSHPYIFAPVCHSGHWWLWLINTTKRKCHILDPLHKKVPSEERKQINKFTGYVFSRLRAYAGGEPLQKDEKEKEIKASYVKISGQKIRYKFVTLNIKLS
- the LOC110270759 gene encoding uncharacterized protein LOC110270759 isoform X2, producing MALSDHPEGEFISPKTNKEFRVEDYPSFIPFIYRKKLTSHPYIFAPVCHSGHWWLWLINTTKRKCHILDPLHKKVPSEERKQINKFTIESICRRGTSAERREGEGN